In the genome of Variibacter gotjawalensis, one region contains:
- a CDS encoding enoyl-CoA hydratase-related protein, with protein MGYETIRYAVADGVGTITMARPDKLNAFTSVVHAELRDALDAAEKDDNVHCIVITGEGRAFAAGQDLREERILGPDGQPDAGARLDKDYNPLVLRLYNNAKLTIAGVNGLAVGAAANIALACDIVVAARSAYMQQIFVRIGLVPDAGGTWFLPRLVGPKQALALMLSGDQVPATELHRLGIAHQLFDDATFADDLQKFAKKIAAGPTATYRMIKDAARKSLGNDLAAQLNVERDLQRRAALTEDSQEAIAAFKEKRPPKFVGR; from the coding sequence ATGGGTTACGAGACTATTCGCTACGCGGTCGCCGACGGTGTCGGCACGATCACGATGGCGCGGCCGGACAAGCTCAACGCATTCACCTCCGTGGTGCATGCGGAACTGCGCGACGCGCTCGATGCGGCGGAGAAGGATGACAACGTCCACTGTATCGTCATCACGGGCGAGGGACGTGCTTTCGCGGCCGGTCAAGATTTGCGTGAAGAGCGCATCCTCGGGCCGGACGGCCAGCCGGATGCGGGTGCCCGTCTCGACAAGGATTACAACCCGCTCGTGCTGCGTCTCTACAACAACGCGAAGCTGACGATTGCGGGCGTGAATGGTCTTGCGGTCGGCGCGGCGGCGAATATCGCGCTCGCCTGCGACATCGTCGTCGCGGCGCGCTCAGCCTACATGCAGCAGATTTTCGTGCGCATCGGGTTGGTGCCGGATGCCGGCGGCACGTGGTTCCTGCCGCGTCTGGTCGGGCCGAAGCAGGCGCTGGCGCTGATGCTGTCTGGCGATCAGGTGCCGGCGACGGAGTTGCACCGCCTCGGCATCGCGCATCAGCTCTTCGATGACGCGACCTTCGCGGACGACCTACAGAAGTTCGCGAAGAAAATCGCGGCGGGGCCGACGGCGACGTATCGGATGATCAAGGATGCGGCACGCAAGAGCCTCGGCAACGATCTTGCGGCTCAGCTGAACGTCGAACGCGATTTGCAGCGTCGCGCCGCGCTGACCGAAGACTCGCAGGAAGCAATTGCAGCGTTCAAAGAAAAGCGCCCGCCGAAATTCGTCGGGCGCTGA
- a CDS encoding glutathione S-transferase family protein translates to MKLYDAGRAPNPRRVRVFLAEKGLSIETEQVDLANKQHKSPEFTAINPIQRVPVLILDDGTAIAESIAICRYFEALRPDPPLFGRSALEIAIVEMWQRRIEMNFLNSIANVFRHLHPAMAEMEQPQVAQWGEANKPRVIEFLSVLDAQLKDNVFVAGEHYSVADISGMIAVDFMKVAKLSVPPALKNVARWYAQVSERPSAKA, encoded by the coding sequence ATGAAGCTCTACGATGCCGGCCGCGCGCCGAACCCGCGCCGCGTGCGCGTTTTTCTCGCCGAGAAAGGGTTGTCGATCGAGACCGAGCAGGTCGATCTCGCCAACAAGCAGCACAAATCGCCGGAATTCACCGCTATCAATCCGATCCAGCGCGTGCCGGTGCTGATCCTCGACGACGGCACCGCGATCGCGGAATCGATCGCGATCTGCCGCTACTTCGAAGCGTTGCGTCCCGATCCGCCGCTGTTCGGCCGTTCCGCGCTCGAGATCGCGATAGTCGAGATGTGGCAGCGCCGTATCGAGATGAATTTCCTCAACTCGATCGCGAACGTATTCCGTCATCTGCATCCCGCGATGGCCGAGATGGAACAGCCGCAGGTTGCCCAATGGGGCGAGGCCAACAAACCGCGCGTCATCGAGTTTCTCTCGGTGCTCGATGCGCAGTTGAAGGATAACGTTTTCGTCGCGGGTGAGCATTATTCCGTCGCGGATATCTCCGGGATGATCGCGGTCGATTTCATGAAAGTCGCGAAGTTGTCGGTGCCGCCTGCACTGAAGAATGTCGCGCGGTGGTATGCGCAGGTGAGTGAGCGCCCGAGCGCGAAAGCTTAA
- a CDS encoding thermonuclease family protein, which yields MIWLLVVGAIAAVGWWREQSTPALSGQARVIDGDSLWVGSTEIRIYGIDAVELHQSCTRAGQPWSCGSEAAQALRRAINGRAVSCRSKDRDRYGRTVATCSVGGLDLGAAMIKGGYAVAYGAYEADEREARDAGRGIWSSQFEPPGVWRSRNPRRPSP from the coding sequence GTGATCTGGTTGCTGGTCGTCGGCGCGATTGCGGCGGTCGGCTGGTGGCGCGAGCAGAGCACGCCTGCGTTGAGCGGGCAGGCGCGGGTTATCGACGGCGATAGTCTCTGGGTCGGGTCGACGGAAATCCGCATCTACGGGATCGATGCGGTTGAGCTTCACCAGTCGTGCACGCGAGCCGGGCAGCCGTGGAGCTGCGGCAGCGAGGCCGCGCAAGCGTTGCGCCGCGCGATCAACGGCAGAGCGGTGAGCTGCCGGTCGAAGGACCGTGATCGTTACGGGCGCACGGTCGCGACATGCTCGGTCGGTGGTCTCGATCTCGGCGCAGCGATGATCAAGGGCGGTTACGCGGTCGCTTACGGAGCCTACGAGGCGGACGAACGAGAGGCGCGCGATGCCGGACGCGGCATCTGGTCGTCGCAATTCGAGCCGCCGGGCGTATGGCGTTCGCGCAATCCACGCCGGCCCTCTCCTTGA
- a CDS encoding sensor histidine kinase has protein sequence MLPASPDSATASAQRDAEAARAAAASPRRSTARRVREARDRLTSSTGTRPAFDQELIRQFASNRISAVLAISILVAAVGIFSAQWNGELLAVVWTSATLCIVGLTWIQCRKFLALDTDGTDIRAWRMRFTLLDVAFGSAWMILILSMLGDVSSVTSTFVLFILLLIIALAAMLSSTLPTALFATTLPALTAVTVYYALHGRFEHYVMIAMAIGAQVYFALIAHRLYSGTLDTLIARAEKDALIGELEQSKANSDEARRNAEEANLAKSRFLAQMSHELRTPLNAILGFSEVMKSEVFGEHSSPIYKEYAGDIHSSGEHLLNLINEILDLSRVEAGGYELKEESVSLPGVVEDCHHLLKMRAQSRSIRISQNFEQHLPRVWADERAVRQIVLNLLSNAIKFTPQGGEIWLKVGWTASGGQYISVRDNGPGIPEDEIQIVLSSFGQGSNAIKSAERGAGLGLPIVNGLIELHGGSFAIKSKLRQGTEVLVNFPPQRVVSALAPIHNGAPPTVPNAEPEPELAPTPKGPRPSLRKKPGPLSA, from the coding sequence ATGCTCCCTGCCTCCCCGGATAGCGCAACTGCGAGTGCCCAGCGCGATGCCGAAGCCGCGCGCGCGGCTGCGGCCTCGCCGCGCCGCAGCACGGCGCGCCGGGTGCGCGAAGCACGGGACCGCCTAACCTCCTCGACCGGTACCCGGCCGGCCTTTGACCAGGAGCTGATCCGGCAATTCGCCTCCAATCGGATTTCTGCCGTCCTCGCGATTAGCATCCTCGTCGCCGCTGTCGGCATTTTTTCCGCGCAGTGGAATGGCGAGCTCCTAGCTGTAGTTTGGACCTCCGCAACACTCTGCATCGTCGGGCTGACCTGGATCCAATGCCGCAAGTTCCTGGCCCTCGACACGGACGGCACTGATATCCGCGCCTGGCGTATGCGCTTCACGCTGCTCGATGTGGCGTTCGGCTCGGCCTGGATGATCCTCATCCTGTCGATGCTGGGAGACGTCTCGTCGGTGACGAGCACGTTCGTGCTCTTCATCTTGCTGCTGATCATCGCACTCGCCGCGATGCTCTCGTCGACGTTGCCGACCGCGCTCTTCGCGACGACCCTGCCGGCACTGACGGCCGTCACGGTCTATTACGCGCTGCACGGCCGGTTCGAACATTACGTGATGATCGCGATGGCGATCGGCGCACAGGTCTATTTCGCGCTCATCGCGCACCGCCTCTACTCGGGCACGCTCGACACGCTCATCGCTCGCGCCGAGAAGGACGCACTGATCGGCGAACTCGAACAATCGAAAGCGAATTCCGACGAAGCACGCCGCAACGCCGAGGAAGCCAACCTCGCGAAGTCGCGCTTCCTTGCGCAGATGAGTCACGAGCTGCGCACGCCGCTCAATGCGATCCTCGGCTTTTCCGAGGTGATGAAGAGTGAAGTATTCGGCGAACATTCCTCGCCGATCTACAAGGAATATGCAGGCGACATTCACAGCTCGGGCGAGCACCTGCTCAATCTCATCAACGAAATTCTCGATCTCTCGCGCGTCGAAGCCGGCGGCTACGAGCTGAAAGAAGAAAGCGTCTCGCTCCCAGGTGTCGTCGAAGACTGCCACCATCTTCTCAAGATGCGCGCGCAAAGCCGTAGTATCCGCATCAGCCAGAACTTCGAGCAGCATTTGCCGCGCGTCTGGGCGGACGAGCGCGCGGTGCGCCAGATCGTCCTCAACCTACTCTCCAACGCGATCAAGTTCACGCCGCAGGGCGGCGAGATCTGGCTCAAGGTCGGCTGGACTGCGTCCGGCGGCCAGTACATCTCGGTGCGAGACAACGGTCCCGGCATTCCGGAAGACGAAATCCAGATCGTGCTCTCGTCGTTCGGCCAAGGCTCGAACGCGATCAAGTCCGCCGAACGCGGCGCCGGCCTCGGCCTTCCGATCGTCAACGGCCTGATCGAACTTCACGGCGGCTCGTTCGCCATCAAGTCGAAGCTGCGCCAAGGTACCGAGGTGCTCGTCAACTTCCCGCCGCAGCGCGTCGTTTCGGCGCTTGCGCCGATCCACAACGGCGCGCCGCCGACCGTGCCGAACGCAGAGCCGGAGCCCGAACTCGCGCCGACGCCGAAGGGCCCGCGTCCGAGCCTGCGCAAGAAGCCAGGCCCGTTAAGCGCTTGA
- a CDS encoding DUF1289 domain-containing protein yields the protein MCLGCGRTIGEIGNWSRLTDEERRRIMDELPDRLTQRRPHETNP from the coding sequence ATGTGCCTCGGATGCGGGCGCACGATCGGCGAAATCGGGAACTGGTCGCGACTGACCGACGAAGAGCGAAGACGGATTATGGATGAGTTACCGGACCGCCTGACGCAGCGCCGGCCACACGAGACGAACCCATGA
- a CDS encoding TIGR02281 family clan AA aspartic protease: MRRAEEREKKRESGSGKRLFWGLLIGLGLAFLILVARHDKETIAGLGLDDFSALVVKVALLVFLAGSVIALFRHRLGAALEAAVFWVLIGLVLAAGYTYRFELQQIGNRILAELVPGRPTSRGHAVEIARGRGGEYAITTEVNGTKTQMILDTGASAVVLTQEAARSAGLPMEVLQYSVAVDTANGRTRAAPITLDKLSVGSIVERSVPALIAQPGQLKTNLLGMSFLNRLESWEVRGDKLVLRGFP, from the coding sequence ATGAGACGCGCCGAAGAGCGCGAGAAGAAGCGCGAGTCCGGCAGCGGCAAACGCCTCTTCTGGGGGCTGCTGATCGGTCTCGGCCTCGCCTTCCTCATCCTCGTCGCACGCCACGACAAGGAGACCATCGCGGGCCTGGGGCTCGACGATTTCAGCGCACTGGTTGTCAAAGTCGCGCTGCTGGTGTTCCTCGCCGGTTCCGTCATCGCCCTGTTCCGTCATCGCTTGGGCGCCGCTCTCGAAGCCGCCGTGTTCTGGGTGCTGATCGGCCTCGTGCTCGCGGCCGGCTACACGTATCGCTTCGAACTTCAGCAGATCGGCAATCGCATTCTCGCCGAGCTCGTGCCCGGACGGCCGACGTCGCGTGGTCACGCGGTCGAGATCGCGCGCGGCCGCGGCGGTGAATACGCGATCACGACGGAAGTCAACGGAACGAAGACGCAGATGATCCTCGACACCGGCGCAAGCGCCGTGGTGTTGACGCAAGAAGCCGCGCGTAGCGCCGGCCTGCCGATGGAAGTGCTGCAATATTCCGTCGCCGTCGATACCGCGAACGGGCGCACGCGCGCAGCCCCAATCACGCTCGACAAACTCTCGGTCGGCAGCATCGTTGAACGCTCGGTGCCGGCGCTGATCGCACAGCCAGGTCAGCTGAAAACCAACCTGCTCGGCATGAGCTTCCTCAATCGTCTCGAAAGCTGGGAAGTGCGCGGCGATAAGCTGGTGTTACGCGGTTTCCCGTAA